In Candidatus Binatia bacterium, one DNA window encodes the following:
- a CDS encoding alpha/beta hydrolase, with the protein MTEIRHRTVTTNGIQMHLAECGPEDGPLVLLCHGFPESWYSWRHQLPALAAAGFHAVAPDMRGYGSTDRPEDQRAYTQLHHVGDMVGVLDALGAQTATIVGHDWGAPVAWNAALLRPDRFTKVAGLSVPWQPRAPMPPTQIMKAMFGDQWFYFLYFQEPGRAEEELDANTETFLRAFLYSISGDAPQDQLFKLAGGPKTGRMLEHLLQPERLPAWLGEDDLAFYVGEFRRTGFRGGLCWYRCADLSWELTAAWSDARIQQPALFIAGQRDPVIALMPGVTETLKSTVPGLVKAELIPECGHWTQQERPEEVNALLLEFLRR; encoded by the coding sequence ATGACCGAGATCCGCCATCGCACCGTCACCACCAACGGCATCCAGATGCACCTCGCCGAGTGCGGGCCCGAAGACGGGCCGCTCGTGCTGCTCTGCCACGGCTTCCCCGAGAGCTGGTACTCGTGGCGTCACCAGCTGCCGGCGCTCGCCGCGGCGGGCTTCCACGCGGTCGCGCCCGACATGCGCGGCTACGGCTCGACCGACAGGCCGGAGGACCAGCGCGCCTACACGCAGCTGCACCACGTCGGCGACATGGTCGGCGTGCTCGACGCGCTCGGCGCGCAGACGGCGACGATCGTCGGACACGACTGGGGCGCGCCGGTCGCGTGGAACGCGGCGCTGCTGCGTCCCGACCGCTTCACCAAGGTCGCGGGGCTCAGCGTCCCCTGGCAGCCGCGCGCACCGATGCCGCCGACGCAGATCATGAAGGCGATGTTCGGCGACCAGTGGTTCTACTTCCTCTACTTCCAGGAGCCCGGCCGCGCCGAGGAGGAGCTCGACGCCAACACCGAGACCTTCCTGCGCGCGTTCCTGTACTCGATCTCCGGCGACGCGCCGCAAGATCAGCTCTTCAAGCTCGCGGGCGGACCGAAGACCGGACGCATGCTCGAGCACCTCTTGCAGCCCGAGCGTCTGCCGGCGTGGCTCGGCGAGGACGATCTCGCGTTCTACGTGGGCGAGTTCCGTCGCACGGGCTTTCGCGGCGGGCTGTGCTGGTACCGCTGCGCGGACCTCTCGTGGGAGCTGACGGCGGCCTGGAGCGACGCGCGCATCCAGCAGCCGGCGCTGTTCATCGCCGGCCAGCGCGATCCCGTCATCGCGCTGATGCCCGGCGTGACGGAGACGCTGAAGTCGACCGTCCCGGGCCTGGTGAAGGCGGAGCTGATTCCGGAGTGCGGACACTGGACGCAGCAGGAGCGTCCCGAGGAGGTCAACGCGCTGCTGCTCGAGTTCCTGCGTCGCTGA
- a CDS encoding trypsin-like serine protease, with translation MVKSRSALRRGVVLLTLLVLGLVPAPARRAHALDATLATECATCEFPSVVSVAAQCTGVYVGHGMILTAAHCTDDVREGRSRVFFGEDIAVPAFATRIARCVRHPDGEFARNLLGEDMYEGVDLAFCLLDDSAPLPDVPIVPPMLPIGCERDWLAQQVVGHTAWLTAVGFGCAEQDDGSGKPCDAGVKRHVAVQLVRQLDYAGSPTKLELQRDGSENTALMAGDSGGPYFARLPDGTWRLVGLHHGANAGVAGAFVESVAPYVHWIEAASGIDITPCHDFVDGTWVAHDGCPPGTLVGASSIGATWDQACRSPLAAAAIGFAPAVCMSAAEPGELVVPSAALELAVERVLDAPPARRAARLEAVRAELAAHAFFPFLEDELEDAAPLASLDELLRLRMRAAAADEDDVDDDATSAPELAGALP, from the coding sequence GTGGTGAAGTCCCGAAGCGCGCTCCGGCGCGGCGTCGTGCTCCTCACGCTGCTGGTGCTCGGCCTGGTGCCGGCGCCTGCGCGGCGTGCGCACGCGCTCGACGCGACGCTCGCGACCGAGTGCGCGACCTGCGAGTTTCCCTCCGTGGTCAGCGTCGCCGCGCAGTGCACCGGCGTCTACGTCGGGCACGGCATGATCCTCACCGCGGCGCACTGCACCGACGACGTGCGCGAGGGACGCTCGCGCGTCTTCTTCGGCGAGGACATCGCGGTGCCGGCCTTCGCCACGCGCATCGCGCGCTGCGTGCGTCATCCCGACGGCGAGTTCGCGCGCAACCTGCTCGGCGAGGACATGTACGAGGGCGTCGACCTCGCCTTCTGCCTGCTCGACGACTCCGCGCCGCTGCCCGACGTGCCCATCGTACCGCCCATGCTGCCGATCGGCTGCGAGCGCGACTGGCTCGCGCAGCAGGTCGTCGGCCACACCGCGTGGCTGACGGCGGTCGGCTTCGGCTGCGCGGAGCAGGACGACGGCAGCGGCAAGCCGTGCGACGCCGGCGTCAAGCGTCACGTCGCGGTGCAGCTCGTCCGTCAGCTCGACTACGCGGGCTCGCCGACCAAGCTCGAGCTGCAGCGCGACGGCAGCGAGAACACCGCGCTCATGGCCGGCGACTCGGGCGGACCGTACTTCGCGCGCCTGCCGGACGGCACCTGGCGGCTGGTCGGCCTGCACCACGGCGCCAACGCCGGCGTCGCCGGCGCGTTCGTCGAGTCGGTCGCGCCGTACGTGCACTGGATCGAGGCGGCGTCGGGCATCGACATCACGCCGTGCCACGACTTCGTCGACGGCACCTGGGTCGCGCACGACGGCTGCCCGCCCGGCACGCTGGTCGGCGCGTCCTCGATCGGCGCGACGTGGGATCAGGCGTGTCGCTCGCCGCTCGCCGCGGCCGCGATCGGATTCGCGCCCGCGGTCTGCATGAGCGCCGCGGAGCCGGGTGAGCTCGTCGTGCCGAGTGCGGCGCTCGAGCTCGCTGTGGAGCGGGTCCTCGACGCGCCGCCCGCGCGCCGCGCGGCACGGCTCGAGGCGGTGCGCGCCGAGCTCGCCGCCCACGCGTTCTTCCCCTTCCTCGAGGACGAGCTCGAGGACGCGGCCCCGCTCGCGTCGCTCGACGAGCTCCTGCGGCTGCGCATGCGAGCCGCGGCTGCGGACGAGGACGACGTCGACGACGACGCGACCTCGGCGCCGGAGCTCGCCGGCGCGCTGCCGTAG
- a CDS encoding PHB depolymerase family esterase: MRPNALSRYAMVLALAVLAAGCGDASSSGGKDAALVGSCPAGFTPQPGFNDGFPSDGAQRQFHVLLPDAGALDTPRPLFVSLTGTVQEELSFAAQSGLDQLPADGWIVAAPVRTCSQNRTNCAQIGSDGRIWEPWYDGTIGGPSDDEGPDVRFVEAMVHCIAARWPVDARRIYVGGISAGGSFTNRIMTFSSDLFAGGVPASGNWYDGLAAPRSPITMDPSIEIVIWGGPNDVWPPVNPIANYDPETRLAAQYYAAQPNVVTVSCTGSHGHIWPTAMTSWLVRTLLSHPKGSDPADFVLTEPPPGFSCVVGPYTDH; the protein is encoded by the coding sequence ATGCGGCCGAACGCGCTCTCCCGCTACGCGATGGTCCTTGCGCTCGCCGTCCTCGCGGCGGGCTGCGGCGACGCCTCGTCGTCCGGCGGCAAAGACGCCGCGCTCGTGGGCTCGTGCCCCGCCGGCTTCACGCCGCAGCCCGGCTTCAACGACGGCTTCCCGTCGGACGGCGCGCAGCGCCAGTTCCACGTCCTGCTGCCCGACGCGGGCGCGCTCGACACGCCGCGCCCGCTCTTCGTCTCGCTCACCGGCACCGTGCAGGAGGAGCTGTCGTTCGCGGCGCAGTCGGGTCTCGACCAGCTTCCTGCCGACGGCTGGATCGTCGCCGCGCCGGTGCGCACCTGCAGTCAGAACCGCACCAACTGCGCGCAGATCGGCAGCGACGGCCGCATCTGGGAGCCGTGGTACGACGGCACGATCGGCGGTCCGAGCGACGACGAGGGGCCGGACGTGCGCTTCGTCGAGGCGATGGTGCACTGCATCGCGGCGCGCTGGCCGGTCGACGCGCGACGCATCTACGTCGGCGGCATCTCCGCGGGCGGCTCGTTCACCAACCGCATCATGACCTTCAGCTCGGACCTCTTCGCGGGCGGCGTGCCGGCGTCGGGCAACTGGTACGACGGCCTCGCCGCGCCGCGCTCGCCGATCACCATGGACCCGTCGATCGAGATCGTCATCTGGGGCGGGCCGAACGACGTCTGGCCGCCCGTCAATCCGATCGCGAACTACGATCCGGAGACGCGGCTCGCGGCGCAGTACTACGCGGCGCAGCCGAACGTCGTCACGGTGTCGTGCACGGGCTCGCACGGGCACATCTGGCCGACCGCGATGACGTCCTGGCTCGTGCGCACGCTGCTCTCGCACCCGAAGGGCTCGGATCCCGCCGACTTCGTCTTGACCGAGCCGCCGCCGGGCTTCAGCTGCGTCGTCGGGCCGTACACCGACCACTGA
- a CDS encoding AMP-binding protein: MAVGGWLSGLLGEDGVLSSLMTNATLVGRLLRTLGALALPGQPGSLGAMVERNAARAPQHPALLFEDHRWTWAQVDEVSNRVAHWFLGRGARSGDVVALALGNRPETVFALIGLNKIGVITALPHAGVRGEPLRHALTSVRPRWILAAPHTVDDVRSAGDVDAELIVWDDGYRAALGQVSTAPPGAAHVQPWEAVMMYMFTSGTTGLPKAARITNRRYLMMSLGFAYTICALRPDDVVYCALPLTHATGAMGGLGNVAASTTTLALRDGFSASQFWSDCVRFGATAVPYIGELCRFLLNSPPHPDERRHRVRLFYGAGLRHDVWVAFQARFGIPQIVEYYGATEGNVALINLENKPGMIGRLGIGQAVVRVDPETGQPLRDDEGHLIVAPQGEPGMLIGRITPLTRFDGYTDEAATEQKILRNAFGDGSDWFSTGDLVVTHPGGWVSFSDRLGDTFRWKGENVSTAQVADVLTRAVGVREAIVYGVQVPGHEGRAGMAALIVDDEFSTDLLAAHAAQHLPRAARPVFLRILQTPDLTASFKYVTTRFKREGFDPRQVSDPVYVLDGERYRPFTADDLERLERGELRL; encoded by the coding sequence ATGGCGGTTGGTGGTTGGCTTTCGGGGCTTCTCGGCGAGGACGGCGTCCTCTCCTCGCTGATGACCAACGCGACGCTCGTCGGGCGCCTGCTGCGGACGCTCGGCGCGCTCGCGCTGCCCGGTCAGCCGGGCTCGCTCGGCGCCATGGTCGAGCGCAACGCGGCGCGCGCGCCGCAGCACCCTGCGCTGCTGTTCGAGGACCACAGGTGGACCTGGGCGCAGGTCGACGAGGTGTCGAACCGCGTCGCGCACTGGTTCCTCGGCCGCGGCGCGCGCAGCGGCGACGTGGTCGCGCTCGCCCTCGGCAACCGGCCGGAGACGGTCTTCGCGCTGATCGGCCTCAACAAGATCGGCGTCATCACCGCGCTGCCGCACGCCGGCGTGCGCGGCGAGCCGCTGCGTCACGCGCTCACGAGCGTGCGTCCGCGCTGGATCCTCGCGGCACCGCACACCGTCGACGACGTGCGCAGCGCGGGCGACGTCGACGCGGAGCTCATCGTCTGGGACGACGGCTACCGCGCGGCGCTCGGCCAGGTCTCGACCGCTCCGCCGGGCGCGGCGCACGTCCAGCCGTGGGAAGCGGTGATGATGTACATGTTCACCTCCGGCACCACCGGGCTGCCGAAGGCGGCGCGCATCACCAACCGGCGCTACCTGATGATGTCGCTGGGCTTCGCGTACACCATCTGCGCGCTGCGTCCCGACGACGTCGTGTACTGCGCGCTGCCGCTCACGCACGCGACCGGCGCGATGGGCGGGCTCGGCAACGTCGCCGCGTCGACGACCACGCTCGCGCTGCGCGACGGCTTCTCCGCGAGCCAATTCTGGAGCGACTGCGTGCGCTTCGGCGCGACCGCGGTGCCCTACATCGGCGAGCTCTGCCGCTTCCTGCTCAACAGCCCGCCGCATCCGGACGAGCGCCGCCACCGCGTGCGGCTGTTCTACGGCGCGGGGCTCCGACACGACGTCTGGGTCGCCTTCCAGGCGCGCTTCGGCATCCCGCAGATCGTCGAGTACTACGGCGCGACCGAGGGCAACGTCGCGCTGATCAACCTCGAGAACAAGCCGGGCATGATCGGACGGCTCGGCATCGGTCAGGCGGTGGTGCGCGTCGATCCCGAGACCGGGCAGCCGCTGCGCGACGACGAGGGACACCTGATCGTCGCGCCGCAGGGCGAGCCCGGCATGCTGATCGGCCGCATCACGCCGCTCACGCGCTTCGACGGCTACACCGACGAGGCCGCGACCGAGCAGAAGATCCTGCGCAACGCGTTCGGCGACGGCAGCGACTGGTTCTCGACCGGCGATCTAGTCGTGACCCATCCGGGAGGGTGGGTATCGTTCTCCGACCGGCTCGGCGACACCTTCCGCTGGAAGGGCGAGAACGTGTCGACGGCGCAGGTCGCCGACGTGCTGACGCGCGCCGTCGGCGTGCGCGAGGCGATCGTCTACGGCGTGCAGGTGCCGGGCCACGAGGGACGCGCCGGCATGGCGGCGCTGATCGTCGACGACGAGTTCTCGACCGATCTGCTCGCGGCGCACGCCGCGCAGCACCTGCCGCGTGCGGCGCGTCCGGTGTTCCTGCGCATCCTGCAGACGCCGGACCTGACAGCGAGCTTCAAGTACGTCACGACGCGCTTCAAGCGCGAGGGCTTCGACCCGCGCCAGGTGTCGGACCCGGTCTACGTGCTCGACGGCGAGCGCTACCGTCCCTTCACCGCAGACGACCTCGAGCGGCTCGAGCGCGGCGAGCTGCGCCTCTGA
- a CDS encoding TonB-dependent receptor plug domain-containing protein, whose translation MLGRRKATVAALAVLCLFSPAHAAASSTSTTTSKTTTSSSTTAATSGVATAEARPDPQTPDTGTTTKRDADALTLSEDGGRASLAELVVEASKPLSAASAQEIRARDFDLRPHATTQEVLQNVPGLVVAQHQGGGKAMQYLIRGFDSDHGTDFALFVDGVPVNLVSHAHGQGYADLNYVIPETIRDLKLWKGPYFAQFGDFMNAGALEVQTRDEVAENSILLEGASFDTARFLAQASPKLGPGKTYLAAQAYTTNGPFLNPQHFWAYNFFAKYTLEPTPRSTLRASAIVYDADWDASGEIPLRAVRGFYPDGEPFTGPRLDRFGAIDPTEGGKTDYEALNLTYENALTPQDNLYAQAYGFRYRLALWSDFTFFRFTGLRFIEQPDGSVLDTRDAPPIPGANYVPGDGIEQDDQRWTYGFKARYARLWELGSLGMQTQLGIENRNDSINLALWRQVRRKRFFAVNKLHVDESSLSAFLAQQVIFTDWLRFEGGVRGDQFWFSTRDRLPRQAPDPNFESVFIDGGTQSGIVSPKANLILSPAPHTDIYLNFGTGFHSNDARVAVLTKGQGFDPLTRSIGAELGARTRLLDTLDLAAALWWLDLDSELVFSGDAGVVDAEIDEPTGNFVPGPASRRWGVDFEARWQLADWLWLDYDLGWADPRFRASGLAIPLAPTLLMNGGLTARWDNGFSAGLRFRFVGDRPADEERTLTAAGYFVMDALVTYRWRNVQLMLAGLNLTDADWREAQFADDTCLRSEIGQQPGCLAKPGLDPGDGVSDIHFTPGNPIAVRGGIQVFF comes from the coding sequence ATGCTCGGAAGGCGCAAGGCGACCGTCGCCGCGCTCGCCGTGCTGTGTCTCTTCAGCCCGGCGCACGCTGCGGCGTCAAGCACATCCACGACCACATCGAAGACCACGACCAGCAGCAGCACCACGGCCGCGACCAGCGGCGTCGCGACCGCCGAGGCACGTCCCGACCCGCAGACGCCCGACACCGGCACGACGACGAAACGCGACGCCGACGCGCTCACGCTGTCCGAAGACGGCGGCCGCGCCTCGCTCGCGGAGCTCGTCGTCGAGGCCTCGAAGCCGCTGTCCGCCGCGTCGGCGCAGGAGATCCGCGCGCGCGACTTCGACCTGCGGCCGCACGCGACGACGCAGGAGGTGCTGCAGAACGTCCCCGGGCTCGTCGTCGCGCAGCATCAGGGCGGCGGCAAGGCGATGCAGTACCTGATCCGCGGCTTCGACTCCGACCACGGCACGGACTTCGCGCTCTTCGTCGACGGCGTGCCGGTGAACCTGGTGTCGCACGCGCACGGTCAGGGCTACGCCGACCTGAACTACGTCATCCCCGAGACGATCCGCGACCTGAAGCTCTGGAAGGGGCCGTACTTCGCCCAGTTCGGCGACTTCATGAACGCGGGCGCGCTCGAGGTGCAGACGCGCGACGAGGTCGCGGAGAACTCGATCCTGCTCGAGGGCGCGTCGTTCGACACCGCGCGCTTCCTCGCCCAGGCGTCACCGAAGCTCGGCCCCGGCAAGACCTACCTCGCCGCGCAGGCGTACACGACGAACGGACCGTTCCTGAACCCGCAGCACTTCTGGGCGTACAACTTCTTCGCGAAGTACACGCTCGAGCCGACGCCACGCTCGACGCTGCGCGCGTCGGCGATCGTCTACGACGCCGACTGGGACGCGTCCGGCGAGATCCCGCTGCGCGCGGTGCGCGGCTTCTACCCGGACGGCGAGCCGTTCACCGGACCGCGCCTCGACCGCTTCGGCGCGATCGATCCGACCGAGGGCGGCAAGACCGACTACGAGGCGCTCAACCTGACCTACGAGAACGCGCTCACGCCGCAGGACAACCTCTACGCGCAGGCGTACGGCTTCCGCTACCGCCTCGCGCTGTGGTCGGACTTCACGTTCTTCCGCTTCACCGGGCTGCGCTTCATCGAGCAGCCCGACGGCAGCGTGCTCGACACCCGTGACGCGCCGCCGATCCCCGGCGCCAACTACGTCCCCGGCGACGGCATCGAGCAGGACGACCAGCGCTGGACGTACGGCTTCAAGGCCCGCTACGCGCGGCTCTGGGAGCTCGGCTCGCTCGGCATGCAGACGCAGCTCGGGATCGAGAACCGCAACGACTCGATCAACCTCGCGCTCTGGCGTCAAGTACGACGCAAGCGCTTCTTCGCCGTCAACAAGCTGCACGTCGACGAGAGCTCGCTGTCGGCGTTCCTCGCGCAGCAGGTGATCTTCACCGACTGGCTGCGCTTCGAGGGCGGCGTGCGCGGCGACCAGTTCTGGTTCTCGACCCGCGACCGCCTGCCGCGTCAAGCTCCGGATCCGAACTTCGAGTCGGTGTTCATCGACGGCGGCACGCAGTCGGGGATCGTGAGCCCGAAGGCGAACCTGATCCTGAGCCCGGCGCCGCACACGGACATCTACCTCAACTTCGGCACCGGCTTTCACTCGAACGACGCGCGCGTCGCGGTGCTGACCAAGGGCCAGGGCTTCGATCCGCTGACGCGCTCGATCGGCGCCGAGCTCGGCGCGCGCACGCGGCTGCTCGACACGCTCGACCTCGCGGCCGCGCTCTGGTGGCTCGACCTCGACTCGGAGCTCGTGTTCTCGGGCGACGCGGGCGTGGTCGACGCCGAGATCGACGAGCCGACCGGCAACTTCGTCCCCGGTCCCGCGAGCCGGCGCTGGGGCGTCGACTTCGAGGCGCGCTGGCAGCTCGCCGACTGGCTGTGGCTCGACTACGACCTCGGCTGGGCCGATCCGCGCTTCCGCGCGAGCGGCCTCGCGATCCCGCTCGCGCCGACGCTGCTGATGAACGGCGGCCTCACCGCGCGCTGGGACAACGGCTTCTCCGCGGGCCTGCGCTTCCGCTTCGTCGGCGACCGTCCGGCGGACGAGGAGCGGACGCTCACCGCCGCCGGCTACTTCGTGATGGACGCGCTCGTCACCTACCGCTGGCGCAACGTGCAGCTCATGCTCGCGGGGCTGAACCTGACCGACGCCGACTGGCGCGAGGCGCAGTTCGCCGACGACACCTGCCTGCGCAGCGAGATCGGCCAGCAGCCCGGCTGCCTCGCCAAGCCCGGCCTCGACCCCGGCGACGGCGTGTCGGACATCCACTTCACGCCCGGCAACCCGATCGCCGTGCGCGGCGGGATCCAGGTGTTCTTCTAG